Proteins from a genomic interval of Longimicrobium sp.:
- the rpsT gene encoding 30S ribosomal protein S20: MPNVKSAEKRMRTNEIRAARNRAFRSRLRTALKKVRGADSREAGASALREASSLLDRAARKRIIHPNKAARAKSRLTAFIGKLGA, translated from the coding sequence TTGCCGAACGTCAAGTCCGCCGAGAAGCGGATGCGGACCAACGAGATCCGCGCCGCCCGCAACCGCGCCTTCCGCTCGCGCCTGCGCACCGCGCTCAAGAAGGTCCGCGGCGCCGACAGCCGCGAGGCCGGCGCTTCGGCGCTGCGCGAGGCCAGCTCGCTGCTGGACCGCGCCGCGCGCAAGCGGATCATCCACCCGAACAAGGCCGCCCGCGCCAAGTCGCGCCTCACCGCCTTCATCGGCAAGCTGGGCGCGTAA